Proteins encoded in a region of the Halothiobacillus diazotrophicus genome:
- a CDS encoding TonB-dependent receptor domain-containing protein gives MFSQSVRRPYRAAFACLCSLPASTAALATPTETTTLPTLNITATHDAPVAFAGVPSTTISRAQIDRLQATSVLSLLENTAGLNLVNQGGPGKLTNVSIWGAGASQTLVLVDGVRVGSLTSGQAYLENLPVAQIDHIEIVRGPRSGQYGADAMGGVIQIFTRQGQQGLHPDFSIGGGSRSTLTSSANLSGGTDHVDFSLGASHDQTGGFNSGWPYYPKEPDQDGYHNNAAQARLGYHADNGARIAAHWLGSNAWTDFDGSFQNQSRDRQQVFGLDGALMKLGPWQLRGTLGRSIDRLSSYENGAFASEFDSRRDTASLANDLTLGRGLLTLGADQSRDHVDSSTQYTVTDRRNDGLYAQYVNQIGPISLQTALRHDHNSQFGNANTGSIDLSWQLAPAWALTAGYGTGFRIPSFNDLYYPGYSNPNLRPERAHTTRIGANWTKDAWSSAITAFRTRSRDLIALDSHYIPQNIRRAEVIGAEWQLGWRPRGWIINASSTWLSTRDRSTGTSLPRQPKWSGRLDVDRQFGRWDAGLTVRGQTQTHEVNASQINNGFATADLRVSYRFGAQWHVEAKVTNLTNHVYQTAYGYNQAGRGGFLTLRYGR, from the coding sequence ATGTTTTCTCAATCCGTTCGTCGCCCGTACCGGGCCGCTTTCGCCTGTCTGTGCTCACTACCGGCCTCGACCGCCGCACTGGCCACTCCGACCGAAACCACAACCCTGCCGACCCTCAACATTACGGCCACCCACGATGCCCCCGTGGCGTTCGCCGGCGTGCCGAGCACCACGATCAGCCGCGCGCAGATCGATCGTCTTCAAGCAACGTCCGTGCTTAGCCTGCTCGAGAACACCGCAGGCCTGAATCTCGTGAATCAGGGCGGTCCCGGCAAACTGACGAACGTGTCGATCTGGGGCGCCGGCGCCAGCCAGACGCTCGTACTCGTCGACGGCGTGCGCGTCGGCTCGCTGACCTCAGGTCAAGCCTATCTGGAAAACCTGCCGGTCGCCCAGATCGACCATATCGAAATCGTTCGCGGCCCGCGCTCCGGCCAGTATGGCGCCGATGCGATGGGTGGCGTCATCCAGATTTTCACCCGACAGGGGCAACAGGGTCTACATCCCGACTTCAGCATCGGCGGCGGTTCCCGCTCCACCCTGACCTCTTCCGCCAATCTGTCCGGCGGCACCGATCACGTGGATTTTTCCCTGGGTGCGAGCCATGACCAGACAGGCGGATTCAACAGCGGCTGGCCCTACTACCCCAAGGAACCGGACCAGGATGGCTACCACAACAACGCGGCCCAGGCCCGACTTGGCTATCACGCGGACAATGGCGCACGGATCGCCGCCCATTGGCTCGGCAGCAATGCCTGGACGGACTTTGACGGCAGCTTTCAGAACCAGTCGCGCGATCGTCAGCAAGTTTTCGGGCTGGACGGCGCCCTGATGAAACTGGGGCCCTGGCAGTTGCGCGGGACGCTCGGACGCAGTATCGATCGCCTGAGCAGCTACGAAAACGGAGCTTTCGCCTCCGAATTCGATAGCAGACGGGATACAGCCAGCCTTGCCAACGACCTTACGCTGGGCCGCGGCCTGCTCACGCTCGGTGCAGATCAGTCCCGCGACCATGTCGACAGCAGCACGCAATACACGGTGACGGATCGACGCAACGACGGCCTGTATGCGCAATATGTGAACCAGATCGGCCCAATCTCCTTGCAAACGGCCCTTCGCCACGATCACAACAGCCAATTCGGCAATGCCAATACGGGCTCGATTGATCTCAGCTGGCAACTCGCTCCCGCCTGGGCTCTGACGGCTGGATACGGGACCGGATTCCGGATTCCCAGTTTCAACGACCTCTACTACCCCGGCTACAGCAACCCGAATCTGCGCCCCGAACGCGCCCATACAACGCGGATCGGCGCCAACTGGACGAAAGACGCGTGGTCCTCTGCCATCACGGCATTTCGCACACGCAGCCGGGACCTGATTGCCCTGGATAGCCACTACATTCCGCAAAACATCCGCCGAGCCGAAGTCATCGGCGCGGAGTGGCAACTGGGCTGGCGCCCCCGGGGCTGGATCATCAACGCCAGCAGCACCTGGTTGTCCACCCGTGACCGCTCCACGGGCACGAGTCTGCCGCGTCAACCCAAGTGGAGCGGCAGACTCGACGTCGATCGACAGTTCGGGCGATGGGATGCCGGTCTGACCGTTCGCGGACAGACCCAGACGCATGAGGTCAATGCGAGCCAGATCAACAATGGCTTCGCCACCGCCGATCTGCGCGTCAGTTATCGATTCGGAGCGCAATGGCACGTCGAAGCCAAGGTCACGAACCTGACGAACCATGTCTATCAAACGGCATACGGTTACAATCAGGCGGGTCGCGGCGGCTTCCTCACACTGCGCTATGGTCGCTAA
- a CDS encoding Hpt domain-containing protein, with protein MRTESKVDSIVFDWLREGLGEKLDQLLRALEDLSGGTGGAEHIYESLQAVKTMDSVLSIADFQVLRVLLKEEMAALILLESKPAETETLLYAVTEAAWLLGAIFDRLSIGATVNAMSLLPMINRLRKAQGLAEVDTRNVLARASIIWSESRIASEPYRASDTATRAASESAGVAPKALLGQMEQQILQLMRGNAVIIPELLKTFDQIIDNEVNPAVIVATRVFEELLGAVHGNPEGYLPLAQRMIGRILKLFRMELQGRDSLQIRHEAIELATDLLLELLKVLPDDRVLCGEEVQQWHLMLSTENERARYLGLESATLTQVADALSEELNAAQDVLDIFVRGAKTDLEPLVRIQPRLEQIIGVLDTLNYADEAKLIRSALERLVQVTRGAVVLDDDFLMELAVAVMTSEQVVSQIGQFIVDAGDRPSMIDRVVRQSRLALATACYEDILAAKEIVNKSLSPVGTAPTTETLADAVALVHGVGNALSAAELTAAMPLIEGLQTWLASRVGTLNQMTPRSMAALAEVSAAIEFYLENLRDYKKELIQYLDGPKAMLPDLLGEVELSTSASTDALGLEMVADHESTAVEEPVEAVSDTMSQPETLLSGAEVDAPVDESGSALTEEMPPIDESLASIDDLIAQLSADDTTPEVAPSTDEGVLPASLDLPSEEAPADHSEGALPVSPAMDLDDLLRMVPDESSEADAVGHGGRQPADEPEPDHQGQWPDLHPTEDDSLDLPAAPMAEASAFHEAETAADMDLALDAELSIDMSTETTQPDSTERPADGDVIGGSEDAVDLALPGESTTDAPVLQAVASLENAEAADADEMALDEPWTGVWAPDADTESETESESTELPEAEEPSSVQSLDINPVPESAQEFVSTDMELAPEASDSRDAVSSVDTGALPEFDSEATALQTEATPSADVVDASLDPAALEMRMVFAEEMADTVPALQDAVGRWLSTGDREELTVIRRGFHTIKGSSRMVDLNTIGEWGWSYENLLTRVLDDRIPSSAALRGDVASAVQLIADALPVLEQGREPPVSFWQDSQAAAEQWIAGQAAEQEVDEAPESVVQAPLDALTGAEPSDEQAAGFGDHPSAAARFDGGPAEAEEGLAEDGVRAFSSEEPFEEPIPAVDSASEAPVSEAAASEAGAVPPVIEDPILREIFDTESSGYIQQLQQQVDHAMDNHLPLTCDKELVRLVHTLLGSARTAGVRPIAHIADRLEEWVQLLEEHQLTLEYEHLGVFREALDVMDDIRRWAIKPDLQQPDPEPIESQIAVQIDEVLARTLPEPEPEQILRESEIEDAEDQMSMLSEIEETRSGDSPAAATDEPLLAQQHPAAEFLLAPRPDDQPAEQDPDILQIFLEEAEELLEKADGYIAHWRTHPHDLDSIRLLHRNLHTLKGGARMAGLLNLADVTHLLEDRLDRARDQGGEQTEQLVVLVQQTYDALGKMLDLVRRHEPVPAQVDLLAMIVEEQSGRKHAPAVGIDLVRTTPTPVPETVQPEVHSEPVRDESVPEAPVTATSVPVEPREEAPSPATQTTATTAAEVRREQIRVDADRIDDLVNQVGESVLLQARVDRQVSGFERQLFELQQTLTRLRGQLRRLEIETESQMKAELMAESGLSAEEFDPLEFDRFTHVQELSRGIMESLGDISSIEEAMSDLTEQSQLLLLQQSRLGRKLQDGMLALRMVRFNDVVGRLRRIVRQVGDEVGRSADLIVHNGETELDRVTLVGLLPSLEHMIRNSLAHGIEQPEERRAKGKPEVGKIELTIESSGGNVTLELKDDGRGLDLDTIRRKAIERKLIAPDLELTDDEARSLIFLPGFSTAGNVSQVAGRGVGMDVVAGSVREMGGFVDLQSEYGVYTRIQLNLPLTQAMTRGILVSVGDERFAIPYKGVVSVTRMTTIQLAEQYASEKPAVMLNGERYPLFNLGELMTHEAFNAENQETGIRPVFLFKLGERRFAIQVDHQLGGIQLFVKSLGPQLGRVPGLSGATIADDGNVILVLELFELVRQFQRRDDRDVDLTAALEARRRPVVLVVDDSLTVRKVTARTLERNNLDVILARDGVEALGVLHEQRPDLVLTDIEMPRMDGFELLGAIRNDPQTRAVPVIMISSRTGQKHRSRAESLGVSAYLGKPYAEADLINRIEQFIADKRGKLLAAHGIRGGTTKGDEA; from the coding sequence ATGCGCACAGAATCAAAAGTAGACTCGATAGTTTTTGACTGGCTCCGTGAAGGACTGGGCGAGAAACTGGATCAACTACTTCGTGCACTTGAAGATCTCAGTGGCGGAACGGGTGGTGCCGAGCACATTTACGAATCGCTCCAGGCCGTCAAGACCATGGATTCGGTTCTGTCGATCGCCGATTTCCAAGTGTTGCGCGTACTCCTCAAGGAGGAGATGGCCGCACTGATCCTCCTCGAATCCAAGCCCGCCGAAACCGAAACCCTGCTCTATGCCGTGACGGAGGCCGCTTGGTTGCTCGGGGCGATTTTCGATCGCCTGAGCATCGGCGCTACGGTCAATGCGATGAGTCTGCTGCCGATGATCAACCGGTTGCGCAAGGCACAAGGCCTTGCCGAGGTCGATACCCGGAATGTACTGGCTCGCGCCAGCATCATCTGGTCCGAAAGCCGTATTGCCAGCGAACCCTACCGAGCGTCGGATACCGCGACGCGTGCAGCGTCCGAGTCTGCCGGTGTGGCGCCCAAGGCGCTGCTTGGCCAGATGGAGCAGCAGATCCTGCAGCTCATGCGGGGCAATGCGGTCATCATCCCGGAGTTGCTGAAGACCTTCGACCAGATTATCGACAACGAGGTCAATCCTGCGGTCATCGTGGCGACGCGGGTATTCGAGGAGCTTCTTGGTGCGGTTCACGGCAACCCGGAAGGTTATCTGCCGCTGGCTCAGCGGATGATCGGTCGCATCCTCAAGCTGTTCCGGATGGAGTTGCAGGGGCGCGACAGTCTGCAGATTCGCCATGAGGCCATTGAGCTGGCCACGGATCTGCTGCTGGAACTGCTGAAAGTCTTACCGGATGATCGGGTCCTTTGCGGTGAGGAAGTTCAGCAATGGCACCTGATGCTGTCGACGGAGAATGAGCGGGCGCGCTACCTGGGGCTGGAGTCCGCGACGCTCACGCAGGTTGCCGATGCCCTTTCAGAGGAATTGAATGCCGCTCAGGACGTGCTGGATATTTTCGTTCGGGGGGCCAAGACCGACCTGGAGCCCCTGGTTCGTATTCAGCCCCGACTCGAGCAGATCATCGGTGTCCTCGATACGTTGAACTACGCCGATGAGGCGAAACTGATTCGGTCGGCACTGGAGCGCCTCGTCCAGGTGACCCGGGGTGCCGTCGTGCTGGATGACGACTTCCTGATGGAGCTGGCGGTGGCCGTGATGACCTCGGAGCAGGTCGTTTCGCAAATCGGTCAGTTCATTGTCGACGCCGGTGACCGACCCAGCATGATCGACCGGGTCGTGCGTCAGTCGCGACTCGCCCTGGCAACGGCGTGCTACGAGGATATCCTCGCTGCTAAGGAAATCGTCAATAAGTCTCTCAGCCCGGTGGGCACTGCTCCGACGACTGAGACGCTGGCGGATGCGGTCGCCCTCGTCCATGGGGTGGGTAATGCGCTTTCCGCGGCAGAACTCACGGCAGCCATGCCCTTGATCGAAGGATTGCAGACCTGGCTGGCTTCGCGCGTAGGCACTCTGAATCAAATGACGCCGCGAAGCATGGCCGCGTTGGCGGAAGTGTCTGCAGCCATCGAGTTCTATCTTGAGAATCTCCGCGATTACAAGAAAGAGCTGATTCAGTATCTGGATGGCCCAAAAGCGATGCTGCCGGACCTTCTGGGCGAGGTCGAGCTGTCGACTTCCGCATCGACGGATGCACTTGGGCTTGAGATGGTCGCTGATCACGAATCGACCGCTGTCGAGGAGCCTGTCGAGGCGGTGTCCGATACGATGTCTCAGCCCGAAACCTTGTTGTCGGGCGCGGAAGTGGACGCCCCTGTTGATGAGTCGGGATCGGCGCTGACGGAAGAAATGCCCCCCATTGATGAGTCGCTGGCGAGCATTGACGACCTGATCGCACAGCTGTCGGCTGATGATACGACTCCGGAAGTGGCGCCGTCCACGGACGAGGGCGTGCTGCCAGCGAGCCTGGATTTGCCCAGTGAAGAAGCACCTGCTGACCACTCGGAAGGTGCCTTGCCGGTGTCTCCGGCGATGGATCTCGACGATCTTCTTCGGATGGTGCCTGATGAATCTTCGGAAGCGGATGCCGTGGGTCACGGCGGACGCCAGCCTGCAGACGAGCCGGAACCTGATCATCAGGGGCAGTGGCCGGACTTGCATCCGACCGAGGACGATTCCCTCGATCTCCCCGCCGCACCGATGGCGGAAGCGTCCGCTTTCCACGAAGCCGAAACTGCGGCAGACATGGACTTGGCGTTGGATGCGGAACTGTCGATCGACATGTCTACGGAAACTACCCAGCCCGATTCTACAGAGCGCCCTGCCGATGGCGACGTCATCGGCGGGTCGGAGGACGCCGTAGATTTGGCGCTTCCGGGCGAGTCGACGACGGATGCGCCGGTGTTGCAGGCTGTGGCGTCCCTTGAAAATGCAGAGGCGGCCGACGCCGACGAAATGGCGCTGGACGAGCCCTGGACGGGCGTTTGGGCACCGGATGCCGATACTGAGTCCGAGACCGAGTCCGAGTCCACTGAACTTCCTGAGGCTGAGGAGCCATCCTCAGTACAGTCGCTGGATATCAATCCTGTGCCGGAAAGCGCGCAGGAATTTGTCTCGACGGATATGGAGCTGGCGCCCGAGGCCTCGGATTCCCGGGATGCGGTGTCCAGCGTGGATACGGGGGCTCTTCCCGAATTCGACTCTGAAGCAACGGCATTGCAGACAGAGGCTACGCCCAGTGCCGACGTCGTCGATGCATCCCTGGATCCCGCGGCACTGGAAATGCGCATGGTCTTTGCCGAGGAAATGGCCGATACGGTTCCTGCCCTGCAGGACGCCGTGGGTCGTTGGCTGTCCACTGGCGACCGCGAGGAGCTGACCGTCATTCGTCGGGGGTTTCATACCATCAAGGGCAGTAGCCGGATGGTGGATCTCAATACCATCGGTGAGTGGGGATGGTCTTACGAAAATCTGTTGACCCGCGTGCTTGACGACCGGATCCCGTCCTCGGCCGCATTGCGTGGAGATGTCGCGTCGGCCGTCCAGTTGATCGCGGATGCGTTGCCCGTGCTGGAGCAGGGGCGTGAGCCGCCCGTGAGTTTCTGGCAGGACTCTCAAGCGGCCGCGGAGCAGTGGATCGCCGGACAAGCAGCTGAGCAGGAAGTGGACGAGGCGCCAGAGTCCGTGGTTCAGGCGCCTCTTGACGCACTGACCGGGGCAGAGCCCAGTGATGAACAAGCTGCTGGGTTCGGCGATCATCCGTCGGCAGCCGCTCGATTCGATGGCGGTCCAGCCGAAGCCGAAGAGGGGCTGGCCGAGGACGGCGTTCGGGCATTTTCCTCCGAGGAACCCTTCGAGGAACCAATACCAGCGGTTGATTCGGCAAGCGAAGCACCTGTTTCGGAGGCTGCTGCGTCGGAAGCTGGGGCGGTCCCACCGGTCATCGAGGATCCGATTCTGCGGGAGATCTTCGATACGGAGTCCTCAGGATACATCCAGCAACTGCAGCAGCAGGTCGATCATGCAATGGACAACCATTTGCCGTTGACCTGTGACAAGGAACTGGTTCGTCTGGTCCACACGTTGCTGGGCTCCGCGCGGACAGCCGGGGTTCGGCCGATCGCGCACATCGCGGATCGGCTAGAAGAATGGGTCCAGTTGCTCGAAGAGCATCAACTGACGCTCGAATACGAACATCTGGGTGTGTTCCGTGAAGCGTTGGACGTCATGGATGACATTCGGCGTTGGGCGATCAAGCCCGATCTGCAGCAACCCGACCCCGAGCCGATCGAGAGCCAGATCGCCGTGCAGATCGACGAAGTGTTGGCACGAACCCTGCCGGAGCCGGAACCGGAACAGATCCTACGGGAATCCGAGATCGAGGATGCCGAAGATCAGATGTCGATGTTGTCGGAAATCGAGGAGACGCGCTCCGGGGATTCTCCGGCAGCGGCGACGGACGAGCCTTTGCTGGCTCAGCAGCACCCCGCCGCAGAGTTTCTTCTGGCGCCGCGGCCGGACGATCAACCAGCCGAGCAGGATCCGGATATTCTCCAGATTTTCCTGGAAGAGGCGGAGGAATTGCTCGAAAAAGCCGATGGGTACATTGCACATTGGCGCACGCATCCGCACGATCTGGATTCGATTCGCCTGTTGCATCGCAATCTGCATACGCTCAAGGGCGGCGCGCGCATGGCGGGACTTCTGAATCTCGCCGATGTGACCCACCTATTGGAAGATCGTTTGGATCGTGCTCGCGATCAGGGCGGTGAGCAAACCGAGCAACTGGTTGTACTGGTTCAGCAGACCTACGATGCCTTGGGCAAGATGCTGGATCTGGTCCGCCGTCATGAGCCCGTGCCGGCCCAGGTCGATCTGCTGGCAATGATTGTCGAGGAACAGTCCGGTCGCAAGCACGCGCCGGCGGTTGGGATTGATCTGGTCAGGACGACGCCGACCCCGGTCCCAGAGACTGTTCAGCCCGAAGTACATTCAGAGCCGGTCCGGGACGAGTCCGTGCCGGAAGCACCGGTAACGGCCACCTCGGTGCCGGTCGAGCCGCGTGAAGAAGCGCCGTCTCCGGCCACCCAGACGACGGCGACGACCGCTGCGGAGGTTCGCCGCGAGCAAATTCGCGTCGATGCGGATCGCATCGACGATCTGGTGAACCAAGTGGGCGAGAGCGTGCTCCTGCAGGCCCGCGTCGATCGTCAGGTCAGCGGTTTCGAGAGACAGCTTTTCGAGTTGCAGCAGACCTTGACGCGATTGCGCGGTCAGTTGCGCCGTCTCGAAATCGAGACAGAGTCGCAGATGAAGGCCGAGCTGATGGCCGAATCGGGGCTGAGTGCCGAAGAGTTCGATCCGCTGGAATTCGACCGGTTTACGCATGTCCAGGAACTCAGTCGCGGCATCATGGAAAGTCTGGGGGATATTTCCAGTATCGAAGAGGCAATGAGCGACCTGACCGAGCAGTCCCAGCTGCTGCTCCTGCAGCAGTCGCGTCTCGGTCGGAAGTTGCAGGATGGCATGCTTGCACTGCGGATGGTGCGCTTCAACGACGTCGTTGGACGCTTGCGCCGGATCGTGCGTCAGGTCGGCGATGAAGTGGGCCGCTCCGCCGATCTGATCGTGCACAACGGAGAGACCGAGCTTGACCGGGTGACTCTGGTCGGCCTGTTGCCCTCGCTGGAACACATGATCCGCAACAGTCTCGCGCATGGTATCGAGCAGCCGGAGGAACGACGCGCCAAGGGCAAGCCCGAGGTGGGCAAGATCGAGCTGACCATCGAAAGCTCGGGGGGTAACGTCACCCTCGAGCTCAAGGACGACGGCCGCGGACTGGATCTGGATACGATCCGCCGCAAGGCGATCGAGCGGAAGCTGATCGCGCCGGACCTCGAGCTGACCGATGACGAGGCGCGGTCGCTGATTTTCCTGCCCGGCTTTTCGACGGCGGGGAATGTGTCCCAGGTGGCTGGCCGAGGGGTCGGCATGGACGTGGTCGCCGGTTCGGTGCGGGAAATGGGCGGCTTCGTCGACCTGCAATCCGAATACGGCGTCTACACCCGTATTCAGTTGAACCTGCCGCTGACCCAAGCCATGACGCGCGGGATTCTCGTCTCCGTGGGCGATGAGCGCTTTGCGATCCCGTACAAGGGGGTCGTATCGGTGACTCGGATGACGACGATCCAACTCGCCGAACAGTACGCCAGCGAAAAACCGGCCGTGATGCTCAATGGCGAGCGCTATCCGCTGTTCAACCTGGGCGAGTTGATGACGCACGAGGCATTCAACGCCGAGAATCAGGAAACCGGCATCCGCCCGGTGTTCCTGTTCAAGCTGGGCGAGCGCCGCTTTGCGATCCAGGTCGATCACCAGCTCGGCGGCATCCAGCTGTTCGTCAAGTCGCTGGGGCCACAACTTGGCCGTGTGCCCGGTCTGTCCGGCGCGACCATCGCCGATGATGGCAACGTGATCCTCGTGCTCGAATTGTTTGAACTGGTGCGCCAGTTCCAGCGGCGCGACGACCGCGATGTCGATCTAACCGCAGCGTTGGAAGCCCGTCGTCGGCCGGTGGTGCTGGTCGTGGACGACTCGCTCACCGTACGCAAGGTCACAGCGCGCACACTGGAGCGCAACAATCTGGATGTCATCCTGGCGCGCGACGGTGTCGAGGCGCTGGGCGTACTGCACGAACAAAGACCCGATCTGGTACTCACCGATATCGAGATGCCCCGCATGGACGGTTTCGAACTGCTTGGAGCCATCCGCAACGATCCGCAAACCCGCGCCGTCCCGGTCATCATGATTTCGTCCCGAACGGGCCAGAAACACCGCAGTCGCGCCGAATCGCTGGGCGTTAGTGCCTATCTCGGCAAACCCTATGCGGAGGCAGATCTGATCAATCGAATCGAGCAGTTCATTGCGGACAAGCGTGGGAAATTACTTGCTGCACACGGGATTCGAGGGGGCACGACCAAGGGAGATGAGGCATGA
- a CDS encoding chemotaxis protein CheW, giving the protein MSDMDQATVMPEEGAVSSGDAATSSGSRVRIVRLPTQVANLEVIVPYALIAEINEVMLPEGETHLSRLDAAMVDWRAQRIPLVSLEAMLNEPLPTIGQRVRCAVIYGTNPDIALPYYAILLSGVPRSEEVTADSFEEEVQVDGEIWGITALLGGRRIAIPDVRTLELRIDEMRLRFEQESMAPAQ; this is encoded by the coding sequence ATGAGTGATATGGATCAGGCAACCGTAATGCCGGAAGAAGGAGCGGTTTCGTCCGGTGATGCGGCGACATCGTCGGGTTCCCGGGTCCGGATCGTGCGTCTGCCGACGCAGGTTGCGAACCTGGAAGTGATCGTTCCGTATGCCCTGATCGCGGAAATCAACGAGGTCATGTTGCCGGAGGGTGAAACTCATCTGAGCCGCCTCGATGCCGCCATGGTCGATTGGCGTGCCCAACGGATACCATTGGTGAGTCTCGAAGCCATGCTCAACGAGCCACTGCCGACCATCGGTCAGCGCGTGCGTTGTGCCGTGATTTATGGCACCAACCCGGATATTGCCTTGCCGTATTACGCCATTCTGCTCTCGGGTGTGCCGCGTTCGGAAGAGGTGACCGCCGACAGTTTCGAGGAAGAAGTGCAAGTGGATGGCGAGATCTGGGGGATTACCGCCCTACTGGGTGGTCGTCGGATTGCCATCCCCGACGTGCGCACGCTGGAGCTGCGGATCGATGAAATGCGTCTGCGCTTCGAACAGGAGTCGATGGCGCCGGCGCAATAG
- a CDS encoding methyl-accepting chemotaxis protein has translation MSLGVRLGGLSRQVVALVAIAVVALLATVVIFIVSAQNDQQLLDRRLVAAQLERSAQEMTIESLRAVRGNKGSFDTVLTLRAQFISDLDALAGKDPKRPSAKLSGERKAELAKVQESWSKYNLALSKVLEGQKAILNVGSLAEQLRQMLPDLLSSSDDVVQSLVAGQASPAVIYLATRQLMLVERIGLTLGEITSGDQSAANASDRFGRDVALFGGVLNGFLNGNRMAPQINDAATRAKLRDVAVLFATVNQGVSDVLAQAPAVLAANLASHTIDKISGPFTADVTKLASTLANDQAQSGQLAYIGYATGGIALLILLWLGVTLVQDSRSAMRTTEAQNQRNQQAILRLLDEMMTLADGDLSSHTTVTEEITGAIADSVNYSIDALRDLVGTINDTSVRVADAVRRSESDSRSLADKSRAQAQQISSVSDAIAQMSDQIEAVSFNAQQSAMIAQSSVDVAHRGGDAVRETISGMTSIREQIQETAKRIKRLGESSQEIGDIVGLITDIADQTNILALNAAIQAAMAGEAGRGFAVVADEVQRLAERVGKATRQIELLVNTIQTDTSEAMLAMEQTTTNVVSGAALAENAGKALREIETVSLSLSEQISQIAKVTEQEAAVATDLRETVNNIRAETQATTEKAIRAADEIGALGSLSQELNNSVAGFKMPTREA, from the coding sequence ATGAGTCTTGGAGTTAGGTTGGGCGGCCTGAGCCGTCAGGTCGTTGCGCTGGTCGCCATTGCCGTGGTCGCGTTGCTGGCGACGGTGGTGATCTTCATCGTGTCCGCGCAGAATGACCAGCAACTGCTGGATCGACGTCTGGTGGCCGCACAACTGGAGCGATCCGCGCAGGAGATGACGATCGAATCATTGCGGGCGGTACGCGGTAACAAGGGCTCGTTCGATACCGTGCTCACCTTGCGCGCCCAGTTCATTTCCGATCTCGACGCGCTCGCTGGCAAGGATCCCAAGCGGCCATCCGCGAAGCTGTCCGGTGAGCGGAAGGCGGAGCTCGCCAAGGTCCAGGAAAGCTGGAGCAAGTACAACCTGGCGCTCTCGAAGGTGCTGGAGGGGCAGAAGGCCATTCTGAACGTAGGCAGCCTCGCTGAGCAGCTCCGGCAGATGCTGCCGGACCTCTTGTCGTCCTCTGACGATGTCGTGCAGTCTCTCGTTGCCGGGCAGGCCAGTCCCGCGGTCATCTATCTGGCAACGCGACAGTTGATGCTGGTTGAGCGGATCGGCCTGACGCTGGGTGAAATTACCTCAGGGGATCAGAGTGCGGCCAATGCCTCGGATCGTTTTGGCCGCGACGTGGCGCTGTTCGGTGGCGTGCTCAACGGGTTCCTGAACGGTAACCGGATGGCGCCGCAGATCAACGATGCCGCGACTCGGGCGAAACTGCGCGACGTTGCCGTGCTTTTCGCCACCGTCAACCAGGGGGTTTCCGACGTATTGGCGCAGGCACCGGCCGTACTGGCCGCCAACCTGGCGTCCCATACGATCGACAAGATCTCTGGTCCCTTTACTGCGGATGTCACGAAACTGGCGTCAACGCTGGCAAATGACCAGGCTCAGTCCGGTCAGCTGGCCTACATCGGTTATGCGACGGGTGGTATTGCACTTTTGATTCTGCTCTGGCTCGGCGTGACCCTGGTTCAGGATTCCCGTTCGGCCATGCGGACCACCGAGGCCCAGAATCAGCGTAACCAGCAGGCCATTCTGCGGCTGCTGGACGAAATGATGACGCTCGCCGACGGTGACTTGTCGTCGCATACCACGGTGACTGAAGAGATCACCGGGGCGATTGCCGACTCCGTGAACTACTCCATCGACGCACTGCGTGATCTCGTCGGAACCATCAACGATACCTCGGTACGTGTTGCCGACGCGGTACGCCGGTCGGAATCCGACTCCCGCTCGCTGGCCGACAAGTCGCGTGCCCAGGCGCAGCAGATCAGTTCGGTATCCGACGCCATTGCGCAGATGTCCGATCAGATCGAGGCCGTGTCCTTCAACGCGCAGCAGTCGGCCATGATCGCGCAATCGTCGGTAGACGTGGCGCACCGAGGCGGTGATGCCGTACGGGAAACCATCTCGGGCATGACGAGTATTCGCGAGCAGATTCAGGAAACCGCCAAGCGAATCAAGCGACTGGGCGAGTCCTCGCAGGAAATTGGCGACATCGTCGGCCTGATTACCGACATTGCCGACCAGACCAACATTCTCGCCTTGAACGCAGCGATCCAGGCGGCCATGGCGGGTGAAGCCGGTCGCGGCTTCGCCGTGGTTGCTGACGAAGTACAGCGTCTTGCCGAACGTGTCGGTAAGGCGACCCGTCAGATCGAACTGCTGGTGAACACGATTCAGACCGACACCTCCGAAGCCATGCTCGCCATGGAGCAGACCACCACGAACGTGGTCAGTGGTGCCGCTCTGGCTGAAAACGCCGGTAAGGCCCTGCGGGAAATTGAAACGGTATCCCTCAGCCTGTCGGAGCAGATCAGTCAGATTGCGAAGGTCACGGAGCAGGAAGCGGCTGTGGCAACGGACCTGCGGGAGACCGTCAACAACATTCGGGCAGAAACACAAGCCACGACAGAGAAGGCCATTCGTGCCGCGGACGAGATTGGTGCGCTGGGTTCCCTGTCGCAGGAACTCAACAATTCGGTTGCAGGCTTCAAGATGCCGACGCGCGAGGCCTGA